In the Malassezia vespertilionis chromosome 1, complete sequence genome, one interval contains:
- a CDS encoding uncharacterized protein (TransMembrane:3 (o38-58i65-84o116-135i); COG:S; EggNog:ENOG503P6QC), protein MHWSADHLISWRDETSQVSVHDALQYYVNTVGTDSVRYTRVLFGVGSMGATILAFKMISGFENNWLFDGACLFLVAASTVLYHTKIVPNIELLPPSIPKYTGENHTNMLQPLRELAGAHMLLSVALVGIVLLQCGKYYSERLQEREWSEEVDARLVRRLRQLHQAERSKGEQVAAPGAPVESA, encoded by the exons ATGCACTGGTCTGCGGATCATTTAATTTCATGGCGTGACGAAACATCGCAAGTCTCGGTGCATGATGCACTGCAGTACTACGTGAATACTGTGGGGACAGATTCTGTGCGATATACGCGCGTTCTTTTTGGTGTGGGCTCTATGGGGGCAACGATACTTGCATTTAAGATGATTTCTGGGTTTGAAAACAATTGGCTTTTTGACGGAGCATGCTTGT TTCTTGTTGCGGCGTCTACCGTTTTGTACCATACTAAAATTGTGCCTA ATATCGAGCTACTCCCCCCATCAATTCCAAAGTATACTGGGGAGAACCACACAAACATGCTGCAGCCGTTGCGCGAGCTGGCTGGTGCACACATGTTGCTGtccgtcgcgctcgtcgggATCGTGCTTCTCCAGTGCGGGAAATACTACAGCGAGCGCCTTCAGGAGCGGGAGTGGAGCGAAGAGGTggatgcgcggcttgtTCGTCGTCTTCGTCAACTGCACCAGGCAGAACGGAGCAAAGGAGAGCAGGTTGCCGCGCCAGGCGCGCCAGTAGAGAGTGCATAA
- the vti1 gene encoding t-SNARE VTI1 (TransMembrane:1 (i200-218o); BUSCO:EOG09264R4M; EggNog:ENOG503NWBQ; COG:U), giving the protein MAELFESYASDFAQVLKSAEGRLAINAHKMSADALRTVLRHAEAEADEAGELCSQMEIEVQGFPQSVRDRYAGKLQSLKGDLDMLHRKLRAAKQPDSGSGLPLDGYRDQDEGQTTDAAFLQRQRMLEGTSLLEQGTERLENSTRLALESEDIGANILQDLRGQREQLEHSRNTLHTADAHIGRSSRTLQQMIRRAKQQKLVTTAIVVVLVLLILLILYSKL; this is encoded by the exons ATGGCGGAGTTGTTTGAGTCGTACGCTTCGGACTTTGCGCAAGTGCTCAAGTCTGCCGAGGGGCGGCTGGCGATAAATGCACACAAGATGTCTGcagatgcgctgcgcacggtgctGCGGCATGCAGAGGCAGAAGCCGACGAGGCCGGCGAACTGTGTTCGCAGATGGAGATCGAGGTGCAGGGATTTCCACAGAGCGTGCGTGATCGGTACGCAGGGAAACTGCAGTCACTGAAGGGCGATCTCGATATGCTGCATCGCAAATTG cgcgcggccaAACAGCCAGATAGCGGAAGCGGCCTTCCTTTGGATGGGTATAGGGACCAGGATGAAGGTCAAACTACAGATGCTGcgtttttgcagcgccagcgcatgcTGGAGGGCACGTCTTTGCTTGAGCAAGGCACAGAACGGCTCGAGAACTCTACCCGACTTGCATTGGAATCGGAAGATATTGGCGCAAATATCCTCCAGGATCTTCGTGGACAGCGTGAACAGCTGGAACACAGTCGCAATACA CTTCACACTGCCGATGCACACATTGGCCGATCGTCGCGTACATTGCAACAAATGATACGTCG CGCCAAGCAACAAAAACTGGTTACTACCGCCATCGTGGTAGTGCTTGTTCTGCTGATCCTTCTCATCCTCTATTCCAAGTTGTAG
- a CDS encoding uncharacterized protein (COG:S; EggNog:ENOG503NVMB) produces the protein MGSSDGTHYQAPEGTYKCVDWANPILNRSAAQHGSAGSAFSTPRGPALNEAPRMSAVSFRALNAPQPMSGGLDLCLTAQGLDANPREYCSAGEAFTQRSYAGIYKGCGSLSPRPTRPKTGVKSNNPLIVRVNIHKDLQKILSQRTEDVTVTFVSASKTLLWYINIGQGIQEPVGRVTFSQTPVCHDVNQFTCLQDRLDVLVGFAKGDMIWMDPIAMKYTRLNKDGTMLSAALRQIRWVPQSENLFLSAHADGSIMVLDRDRDDSLGMDQIPMQQSHWDSRATMLVSQDAPSKLGGGTLMSRQKETPRERLNPVSYWRVSTKAITDIAFSPDHVRVAVTSEDGLWRLIDADAQILLHSFASYFGGFTCVCWSPDGRLALTGGQDDLLTLWLPNEGYILARAQGHNSFVTGITFDPWYARHSEDLYRFVSVGEDRNLCFWDFSISNLSHPRLHGRSWSHSSHRRSIGSFRPMNPDVYVPASTRAQVSMLQSMMCAKVPGGMLSALRISPNMLLLLHCDGQLDLIARPTSPRYVQLDGEVDLGRTENNLKGPPKHLSHAFALSIPGMRKGTSNNLAYTVV, from the coding sequence ATGGGAAGCAGCGACGGGACGCACTACCAAGCGCCGGAGGGCACGTACAAATGTGTCGATTGGGCAAATCCGATTCTAAATcgtagcgctgcacagcacggGAGTGCGGGCAGTGCATTttccacgccgcgcggtcCTGCTCTCAACgaagcaccgcgcatgAGCGCTGTCTCGTTTCGCGCCTTGAACGCGCCCCAGCCCATGAGCGGGGGTCTGGATCTCTGCTTGACAGCTCAGGGCCTGGATGCAAACCCTAGAGAAtattgcagcgctggcgaAGCTTTCACCCAGCGCAGCTACGCGGGTATCTACAAGGGCTGCGGCTCGCTTTCACCACGCCCAACGCGCCCCAAGACTGGCGTGAAGTCCAACAATCCGCTTATTGTGCGGGTGAATATACACAAGGATCTGCAAAAAATACTTTCGCAGCGTACGGAGGACGTCACGGTGACATTTGTGAGTGCGAGCAAGACTTTGCTGTGGTATATAAATATTGGCCAAGGCATCCAAGAACCGGTTGGGCGCGTCACATTTTCGCAAACTCCTGTGTGCCACGACGTGAACCAGTTTACGTGCTTGCAGGACCGCTTGGATGTGCTGGTTGGATTTGCGAAAGGCGACATGATCTGGATGGATCCTATTGCGATGAAGTACACACGATTGAACAAGGATGGAACTATGCtcagcgcggcgcttcgccaAATTCGCTGGGTGCCACAGAGCGAGAATTTGTTTCTTTCTGCACACGCAGACGGAAGCATCATGGTCCTCGATCGAGATCGCGATGACTCGTTGGGCATGGACCAAATTCCGATGCAACAGTCCCATTGGGATTCACGCGCCACAATGCTTGTATCTCAAGATGCGCCCAGCAAACTGGGCGGTGGCACGCTGATGTCCAGACAAAAGGAAACCCCTCGCGAACGTTTGAATCCGGTTAGCTATTGGCGTGTCTCAACAAAAGCTATTACCGATATTGCTTTCAGTCCCGACCATGTACGCGTTGCAGTCACCTCAGAAGATGGGCTATGGCGTCTGATCGACGCCGATGCACAGATATTGCTGCATTCGTTTGCATCCTACTTTGGCGGTTTCACCTGCGTGTGCTGGTCGCCCGACGGTCGTCTTGCCTTGACGGGCGGGCAGGATGATTTGCTGACCTTGTGGCTTCCAAACGAGGGCTACATTCTtgctcgtgcgcaaggTCATAACTCTTTTGTGACGGGCATTACGTTCGATCCATGGTACGCGCGACACAGCGAGGACCTGTACCGCTTTGTCTCTGTAGGCGAGGATCGTAACCTGTGCTTTTGGGACTTTTCCATTTCCAATTTATCGCACCCGCGCTTGCATGGAAGGTCTTGGTCGCACTCTTCGCACCGGCGGAGCATCGGAAGCTTTCGTCCTATGAATCCAGACGTGTACGTGCctgcatcgacgcgcgcccAGGTGTCTATGCTACAGTCAATGATGTGTGCTAAAGTTCCTGGCGGTATGCTTTCCGCACTTCGCATTTCGCCTAACATGCTTCTGCTCCTACACTGCGACGGCCAGTTGGATCTGATCGCAAGGCCTACATCTCCGCGCTATGTGCAGCTAGACGGCGAAGTGGATTTGGGGCGCACAGAGAACAATCTGAAGGGCCCACCCAAGCATCTATCGCACGCCTTTGCGCTCAGTATTCCGGGAATGCGGAAGGGCACGAGCAATAACCTTGCCTATACTGTTGTGTAA
- a CDS encoding uncharacterized protein (EggNog:ENOG503NY08; COG:T) produces the protein MSSFVRGLPQYAVYGAPMDLLTRSLANTPTQITVPQLLAYGGTPGAPPSDDVLRQSAQYTQRELPVRLARRVRQFYSLPFIVGSNPWIQNVARLYASSFAALASIPDIQTQQDTDEFTKTLYDLVHDHSENVPSLASGFMECGEYMDGDKISNFLNAALHSRIGIRIIAEQHLALCASAAQARGEDTGGRYRQTSTSVGIIETQMRPVNVIRTSSEYVKALCEATFDIPHAPQVTFYGDVDVTMVGIPLHLEYVITELLKNAYRATTETWTAQRAAGGGPDTISPIEITIASTPSHVNIRISDKGGGIPPNNMNQIFNYAFTTANARSEETVDITAHAMDSSMGSLAGLGYGLPLSRLYLNYFGHSDLDIVSMWGYVWM, from the exons ATGTCGAGTTTTGTGCGGGGATTGCCGCAGTACGCAgtgtacggcgcgccgatggATCTCCTGACAAGATCCTTGGCAAATACACCAACTCAGATCACGGTTCCACAGCTGCTCGCCTATGGCGGGACGCCTGGTGCTCCTCCCAGTGACGACGTACTGCGACAATCTGCACAATATACGCAACGCGAGCTGCCCGTACGtcttgctcggcgtgtgcgccaaTTTTACTCGCTTCCCTTTATCGTAGGGAGCAACCCATGGATTCAAAATGTGGCTCGCCTGTATGCTTCGAGTTTTGCGGCACTCGCGAGCATCCCCGATATCCAAACCCAGCAGGACACCGATGAGTTTACCAAGACCCTGTACGATCTGGTGCACGATCATTCGGAAAATGTGCCGAGCCTTGCAAGTGGTTTCATGGAATGCGGCGAGTACATGGACGGTGACAAAATATCTAATTTCTTGAACGCGGCACTGCACAGCCGAATCGGTATCCGTATTattgccgagcagcatCTTGCGCTATGTGCGAGTGCAGCACAGGCGCGAGGCGAAGACACGGGTGGGCGCTACAGACAGACGAGTACCTCGGTAGGTATCATTGAGACGCAGATGCGCCCGGTCAACGTGATCCGTACCAGCAGCGAGTACGTCAAGGCGTTGTGCGAGGCAACATTTGACATCCctcacgcgccgcaagttACATTTTACGGTGACGTGGATGTAACAATGGTCGGAATACCCCTGCATCTCGAGTATGTGATCACGGAGCTGCTAAAGAATGCGTATCGTGCTACGACGGAAACCTGGACTGCCcaacgcgctgctggcggGGGCCCAGATACGATTTCTCCGATCGAAATCACAATTGCGTCCACACCAAGTCATGTAAACATACGCATTAGTGATAAGGGAGGCGGCATTCCGCCGAATAACATGAACCAGATCTTTAATTATGCCTTTACCACGGCGAACGCACGCTCAGAGGAGACTGTGGACATCACCGCGCATGCCATGGACAGCAGTATGGGCTCGCTTGCCGGCTTGGGCTACGGGCTTCCCCTCTCGCGCTTGTATCTTAACTACTTTGGCCACAGCGACCTGGACATTGTGTCCATGTGGGGTTATGTAT GGATGTGA
- a CDS encoding uncharacterized protein (EggNog:ENOG503P31A), giving the protein MAPTLNVRNDNVESLRNRAQTKLHGSVEDPDQIRLKYLYNKDVYQLEDKDDFEIFSDRLGHIDEVDIFVEAPGIQQSTVSAPVGPNVPVLDETTLVTRTQARGKSGAISIHRVPFAGVPSVHDYKTAGGVSGGGRDSILFPPPKETGPPGHLVVPPKHSVVPTDSASVKSKKTAQTVRSDNLKHKIAFEEFHSQRGVRLLRGSLGPVNNVPMMFKNGYRHVYVSRSFALDHGFIPADTTPGTYGYNGITNLGKWPVQVGSKSVPCTVMLAEDSYFPVILGRSFMEKRGVRTDPIDMTSVLFMDNGERADVEVVVVRDELGQPISIP; this is encoded by the exons ATGGCACCCACCTTGAATGTGCGTA ACGACAACGTAGAGAG TCTGCGCAACCGCGCGCAGACCAAGCTGCACGGCTCCGTGGAAGACCCAGACCAGATTCGGCTTAAGTACCTGTACAACAAGGATGTTTACCAGCTTGAGGACA AGGATGACTTTGAGATTTTTAGCGATCGCCTTGGCCACATTGACGAAGTCGATATCTTTGTCGAGGCGCCTGGTATCCAACAGAGCACTGTTAGTGCACCTGTAGGGCCTAATGTCCCGGTCCTGGACGAGACGACATTGGTAACACGCACTCAGGCCCGTGGTAAGAGCGGTGCAATCAGTATTCACCGTGTGCCTTTTGCCGGTGTGCCGAGCGTCCACGACTACAAGACTGCTGGCGGCGTCAGTGGTGGCGGTCGTGACAGCATTCTTTTCCCGCCACCCAAGGAGACGGGCCCTCCCGGCCACCTCGTCGTGCCGCCCAAGCACTCTGTTGTGCCCACGGATAGTGCGAGTGTCAAGTCCAAGAAGACGGCACAGACGGTGCGCTCCGACAATCTGAAGCACAAGATTGCGTTTGAAGAGTTTCActcgcagcgcggcgtacgTCTTTTGCGTGGTAGTCTTGGCCCAGTAAACAATGTGCCGATGATGTTCAAGAATGGCTACCGCCACGTTTATGTGAGCCGCAGCTTTGCACTCGATCATGGTTTCATTCCTGCGGACACGACGCCGGGCACCTATGGCTACAATGGTATCACGAACCTGGGCAAGTGGCCGGTCCAGGTCGGCTCCAAGTCGGTGCCTTGCACTGTGATGCTTGCAGAGGACAGCTACTTCCCTGTTATTCTCGGTCGTTCGTTTATGGAAAAGCGTGGCGTGCGTACCGACCCTATCGACATGACCTCGGTCCTTTTTATGGACAATGGCGAGAGGGCGGACGTTGAAGTTGTCGTTGTCCGCGACGAACTCGGCCAGCCCATCTCCATTCCGTAA